The following coding sequences are from one Phenylobacterium glaciei window:
- a CDS encoding class I SAM-dependent methyltransferase: MRRPAFIAKQARHAHGPLGRLIAFIMARETWSQNQRAIAALEISNGENVLDIGCGHGRSLPALSDLTPDGLVVGVDPSELMVEIAANRTKMLIKACRADVAHASVENLPFVAGAFDKVLCVHVLYFWPDLSDAFKEIARVLKPGGLLALLFRTSDGAATASFPADVYLFRSCEEVATILTKVGFSVEAVINVGDCVLLTARRSG, from the coding sequence ATGCGCCGTCCAGCCTTCATCGCCAAACAGGCCCGCCATGCACACGGCCCCCTAGGACGCCTAATCGCCTTCATCATGGCTCGGGAGACCTGGAGCCAGAACCAGCGCGCCATCGCCGCCCTAGAGATCAGCAACGGGGAGAACGTGCTCGACATCGGTTGCGGCCACGGACGGAGCCTCCCCGCTCTCTCGGATTTGACGCCGGATGGGTTAGTGGTCGGCGTCGATCCTTCCGAACTCATGGTCGAGATCGCGGCCAACCGAACGAAGATGCTGATTAAGGCGTGCCGGGCGGACGTAGCCCATGCTTCGGTTGAGAACCTACCCTTCGTGGCGGGTGCCTTCGACAAAGTCCTATGCGTTCACGTCCTCTACTTCTGGCCAGACCTGTCCGACGCGTTCAAGGAGATCGCTCGGGTGCTGAAGCCGGGCGGCCTTCTGGCGCTGCTGTTCCGAACCAGCGACGGGGCGGCGACCGCGAGCTTCCCGGCCGACGTATACCTTTTCCGCTCGTGTGAAGAGGTGGCGACCATCCTCACCAAAGTCGGCTTCAGCGTGGAAGCCGTCATCAACGTCGGCGATTGCGTCCT
- a CDS encoding sterol desaturase family protein, translated as MSNDAISALGANWLQSLSIDIIRYAVFAIATWLVLWVLLAGVLKHRKIRANTPPARHLIGEFLISLRSIAVFSTVGLSMFALERAGHLPGPSLAAQWGAVWGVVSLVLMIIAQDTYFYWTHRVMHRPKLFRTFHRRHHRSHNPSPFTAYSFDIAEAAVNAAFVPLWMILVPTIWPVVGLFMLHQIARNTLGHSGYELFPAGRDGKPLLGWLTSVTHHDLHHEQAGWNYALYFTWWDRMMGTEHPEYFARFAAATRQSRAAVAAEVA; from the coding sequence ATGTCTAACGATGCAATTTCGGCCCTCGGGGCCAACTGGCTACAAAGCCTGTCCATCGACATTATCCGATACGCGGTCTTCGCGATCGCGACCTGGCTCGTCCTCTGGGTGCTGCTTGCGGGGGTTTTGAAACACCGAAAAATCCGTGCGAACACGCCGCCGGCCCGCCATCTAATCGGCGAGTTCTTGATCTCGCTTCGGTCGATCGCTGTCTTCTCGACGGTCGGACTTTCAATGTTCGCCCTAGAGCGGGCAGGCCATCTGCCAGGGCCGTCCTTGGCCGCGCAATGGGGCGCCGTTTGGGGCGTCGTCTCGCTCGTCCTGATGATCATCGCACAGGACACCTACTTCTACTGGACCCACAGGGTGATGCATCGGCCTAAGCTCTTCCGCACCTTCCACCGGCGGCATCATCGCTCTCACAATCCATCGCCCTTCACAGCCTACAGCTTCGACATCGCCGAGGCCGCCGTGAACGCGGCCTTCGTCCCGCTTTGGATGATCCTGGTGCCGACGATCTGGCCTGTCGTCGGGCTCTTCATGCTTCACCAGATCGCCCGGAACACCCTGGGCCACAGCGGCTACGAGCTGTTCCCTGCTGGCCGCGACGGCAAGCCGTTGCTCGGCTGGCTGACGAGCGTGACCCACCACGATCTGCACCACGAGCAGGCAGGCTGGAACTACGCCCTCTACTTCACCTGGTGGGATCGAATGATGGGCACCGAGCACCCCGAGTATTTTGCGCGCTTCGCGGCCGCAACCCGCCAGAGCCGCGCGGCTGTCGCGGCGGAGGTGGCCTGA
- a CDS encoding helix-turn-helix domain-containing protein, with product MEVQNSAELLVRGAAIGVFLLTAIRIGGGGLSPARITGVLFSLAAAGHTLTQFPGALSAFGLISGTAWVLSVAGAGLFWAFALELFGDHRRLTPLRFLPALALLGIAVVARFYSATPRDLWLAHNLGGAALMVHVLAVIWRGWRGDLVEARRRLRGPLLGLAAVYTLILAAVQISELYLGPATALSFLAASSLFGLSIGSGLVFLRDDPQLFAVAGAKGSPGRVNPRDEPLLQRLMDALDKDEVWREEGLSIGGLASRLGVAEHHLRRLINEDLAYRNFAAFLNERRVAAAQVALTDPGKARVAVSTIAFEVGFSSLAPFNRAFRDITGKTPTDWRRAQG from the coding sequence GTGGAGGTGCAGAATTCGGCAGAACTGCTCGTACGTGGGGCGGCCATCGGCGTCTTCCTGCTGACAGCGATCAGGATTGGCGGAGGCGGCCTCTCGCCGGCGCGGATCACGGGTGTGCTGTTCTCCTTGGCTGCGGCGGGCCACACGCTTACGCAGTTCCCCGGCGCGCTGAGCGCCTTCGGCCTGATCTCCGGCACCGCTTGGGTGCTCTCGGTTGCCGGTGCCGGCCTGTTTTGGGCTTTCGCGTTGGAATTGTTCGGCGATCATCGCCGACTAACCCCCCTGCGTTTTCTTCCCGCTCTCGCCTTGCTCGGCATCGCCGTTGTCGCACGGTTCTACTCCGCGACGCCGCGTGACCTCTGGCTGGCGCACAACTTGGGCGGCGCGGCCTTGATGGTACACGTGCTGGCCGTCATCTGGCGCGGTTGGCGAGGCGATCTCGTTGAAGCGCGTCGGCGGCTGCGTGGGCCTTTGCTCGGCCTGGCGGCGGTGTACACACTGATCTTGGCCGCCGTGCAGATTTCCGAACTGTACCTTGGCCCGGCGACGGCGCTCTCGTTCCTGGCAGCCTCCAGCCTTTTTGGCCTCAGTATCGGGAGCGGACTGGTCTTCCTTCGTGATGACCCCCAGTTGTTCGCGGTCGCCGGAGCCAAAGGATCGCCCGGTCGCGTAAACCCGCGCGATGAACCCTTGCTGCAACGCCTGATGGACGCCCTGGACAAGGACGAGGTCTGGCGCGAGGAAGGCCTAAGCATCGGCGGGTTGGCGAGCCGTCTCGGCGTCGCCGAGCACCACCTACGGCGTCTGATCAATGAAGACCTTGCCTATCGAAATTTTGCGGCGTTCCTCAACGAGCGCCGCGTGGCCGCCGCGCAGGTGGCCCTAACCGACCCTGGCAAGGCTCGCGTCGCGGTTTCGACCATCGCCTTCGAAGTCGGCTTCAGCTCTCTCGCGCCATTCAATCGCGCCTTCCGCGATATCACCGGCAAAACGCCGACGGACTGGCGCCGCGCTCAAGGCTGA
- a CDS encoding response regulator, with protein MAPLVLLVEDEILVRLTAAVGLEEAGFAVIEADDAAQALEILCSHDDICAVFTDVNMPGSLDGIDLAQLVHDRWPDVRILVTTGGADLSGGLPDGSEFVAKPYHADQIVTCLRRALAA; from the coding sequence ATGGCTCCCTTAGTGCTCTTGGTTGAAGACGAAATCCTGGTCCGCCTCACCGCCGCCGTCGGACTCGAAGAAGCTGGATTCGCCGTCATCGAAGCCGACGACGCGGCCCAGGCTCTGGAAATTCTCTGCAGCCATGACGACATCTGCGCCGTCTTCACCGATGTGAACATGCCGGGCTCCCTTGACGGCATCGACCTCGCCCAACTGGTCCACGACCGCTGGCCCGACGTCCGCATCCTGGTGACCACCGGCGGCGCGGATCTCTCGGGCGGCCTGCCCGACGGCAGTGAGTTCGTCGCCAAGCCCTACCACGCCGATCAGATCGTCACCTGCCTGCGGCGCGCCCTGGCGGCGTAG
- a CDS encoding sterol desaturase family protein, with the protein MDPLHAPFDPVTVAVPFFVLTIILEIALTRFKAVKSHYETKDTMASLAMGLGSNVAGLLTGGVAVATTIWVWNHRVFDVPMTAIWAWVALFFLEDLTYYWFHRLSHERRFWWAAHVNHHSSQHYNLSTALRQTWTGGLAATWALWLPLAFLGFPPAMLAIQKGVSLVYQFWIHTEAIGRMPKWFEAVFNTPSHHRVHHARNPRYLDRNYAGILIVWDRMFGTFQPELDEEKPRYGIVKNLSNFNIIRVAFHEWGGIAKDLAGSRSLREVGGYLFGPPGWSPDGSRETSATLKAQWEASLEKPNRPDVAA; encoded by the coding sequence ATGGATCCTCTGCACGCGCCCTTCGATCCGGTCACCGTGGCGGTTCCGTTCTTCGTCCTCACCATCATCCTGGAAATCGCGCTCACCCGCTTCAAGGCGGTGAAGAGCCACTATGAGACCAAGGACACCATGGCCTCCCTGGCCATGGGCCTGGGCAGCAATGTCGCGGGTCTGCTGACCGGCGGCGTCGCGGTCGCCACCACGATCTGGGTCTGGAACCACCGCGTCTTCGACGTTCCCATGACCGCCATCTGGGCCTGGGTGGCGCTCTTCTTCCTGGAGGACCTCACCTACTACTGGTTCCACCGGCTCAGCCACGAGCGGCGCTTCTGGTGGGCGGCCCACGTCAACCACCACTCCTCTCAGCACTACAACCTGTCGACCGCCCTGCGGCAGACCTGGACCGGAGGCCTCGCCGCCACCTGGGCCCTTTGGCTGCCGCTGGCCTTCCTGGGCTTCCCGCCGGCCATGCTGGCCATCCAGAAGGGGGTCAGCCTCGTCTACCAGTTCTGGATCCACACAGAAGCTATCGGGCGGATGCCGAAATGGTTCGAGGCGGTGTTCAACACCCCCTCCCATCACCGCGTCCACCACGCCCGCAACCCGCGCTACCTCGACCGCAACTATGCCGGCATCCTGATCGTCTGGGACCGGATGTTCGGCACCTTCCAGCCGGAACTGGACGAGGAGAAGCCACGCTACGGGATCGTCAAGAACCTCAGCAACTTCAACATTATCCGGGTGGCTTTTCACGAGTGGGGCGGCATCGCCAAGGACCTAGCCGGCTCGCGGTCGCTGCGCGAGGTGGGCGGCTACCTGTTCGGCCCCCCCGGCTGGAGCCCCGACGGCTCCCGCGAGACCTCGGCGACCTTGAAGGCCCAGTGGGAGGCGTCGCTTGAAAAGCCCAACAGGCCTGACGTCGCCGCCTAG
- a CDS encoding NUDIX hydrolase, with amino-acid sequence MDRAVVIGLSAVVVAIRDGQAVVLTVRPQGQQAGLPFGPFDPDGHRTFELALRAFVTAQTRFDLGYVEQLYTFGDKGRDAPLADMGAGTGAARVISVGYLGLTPQAVETHAPDTVWADWSRFFPYEDWREGRPAALTALEPALRQWAKAASGAESTRRRAAARLLFALDDAPWNEERVLERYELLYEAGLAPEAARDRGERAPSPALAAAMGEPMFSDHRRILATALSRLRGKLKYRPVVFELMPEAFTLSFLQRAVEAIAGVPLHKQNFRRALERADMVEGLGRVDTDTGGRPAELFRFRREILGARPVSGLSLPLLRD; translated from the coding sequence ATGGACCGCGCCGTTGTCATCGGGCTCTCGGCCGTGGTGGTCGCCATCCGCGATGGTCAGGCTGTGGTGCTGACCGTGCGGCCCCAGGGGCAGCAGGCGGGCCTGCCGTTTGGCCCCTTCGACCCCGACGGCCACCGGACGTTCGAGCTGGCCCTGCGCGCCTTCGTGACCGCACAGACGCGATTTGACCTGGGCTATGTCGAGCAGCTCTACACGTTCGGCGACAAGGGCCGCGACGCCCCCCTGGCCGACATGGGGGCCGGGACCGGGGCGGCGCGGGTCATCTCGGTGGGCTATCTCGGCCTGACCCCCCAGGCCGTCGAGACCCATGCCCCCGACACCGTCTGGGCCGACTGGAGCCGGTTCTTTCCCTATGAGGACTGGCGCGAAGGTCGTCCGGCGGCCCTGACGGCGCTGGAGCCGGCCCTGCGGCAATGGGCCAAGGCCGCGTCTGGCGCGGAATCCACCCGCCGCCGCGCCGCCGCGCGCCTGCTGTTTGCTTTGGACGACGCCCCTTGGAACGAGGAGCGGGTGCTGGAGCGCTATGAGTTGCTCTACGAGGCGGGCCTGGCGCCCGAAGCCGCCCGCGACCGGGGCGAACGCGCGCCCTCCCCCGCCCTGGCCGCGGCCATGGGCGAGCCAATGTTCTCCGACCACAGGCGCATCTTGGCGACGGCCCTGTCGCGCCTGCGCGGCAAGCTGAAATACCGTCCGGTGGTGTTTGAACTGATGCCCGAGGCCTTCACCCTGTCCTTCCTGCAAAGGGCGGTGGAGGCGATCGCCGGGGTTCCGCTGCACAAGCAGAACTTCCGCCGGGCGCTGGAACGCGCCGACATGGTGGAGGGCCTGGGCCGGGTGGACACCGACACTGGCGGCAGGCCTGCGGAACTGTTCCGATTCCGCCGCGAAATTCTCGGCGCGCGGCCGGTTTCAGGGCTCAGCCTGCCCCTCCTGCGGGACTGA
- a CDS encoding tyrosine phosphatase family protein produces MTFIICGLAEVPAVIAARAPSHMVTLLDPASMIATPAGIEAANHLRLGVNDIAEPMDGMIPPDEQLVHDLLAFGTTWQGDAPMLIHCWAGISRSTASAFVLACAHNPDADERAMAQVMRRAARHASPNRRIIALADDILGRRGRMADAVAAMGDYDYQAARPFDFPARH; encoded by the coding sequence GTGACCTTCATCATTTGCGGACTGGCCGAGGTTCCCGCCGTGATCGCCGCCCGGGCGCCGTCACACATGGTCACCCTGCTGGACCCGGCCAGCATGATCGCCACGCCCGCGGGGATCGAGGCCGCCAATCACCTGCGCCTGGGGGTCAACGACATCGCCGAGCCGATGGACGGCATGATCCCCCCCGATGAGCAGCTGGTCCACGACCTGCTGGCCTTCGGGACGACGTGGCAGGGCGACGCGCCGATGCTGATCCACTGCTGGGCGGGCATCAGCCGCTCCACCGCCAGCGCCTTCGTCCTGGCGTGCGCGCACAATCCGGACGCCGACGAGCGGGCGATGGCCCAGGTGATGCGCCGGGCCGCCCGCCACGCCTCCCCCAACCGGCGGATCATCGCCCTGGCCGACGACATCCTGGGCCGCCGCGGCCGGATGGCCGACGCCGTGGCGGCGATGGGCGACTATGACTATCAGGCGGCCCGGCCCTTCGACTTCCCGGCCCGTCATTAG
- a CDS encoding YfbR-like 5'-deoxynucleotidase: MRKGLHKANKEPRAWQRMLSGRRLDLLDPSPMDIEIEDIAHGLARVARWNGQTIGEHAFSVAQHSVVVEEICVHIQPDLEPRWRLAALLHDASEYVIGDMISPFKAALGYDYKLFEERLEHAIHTRFGLPAKVPAAVKKLIKRADRACAFFEATQLAGFALAESIEFFDAPPEGYDLRIQPLSAAQAQLGYVQRYQALSQALEAE, encoded by the coding sequence GTGAGGAAAGGGCTCCATAAGGCCAACAAAGAACCTCGCGCCTGGCAACGCATGTTGTCGGGTCGACGTTTGGACCTGTTGGACCCTTCGCCGATGGACATCGAGATCGAGGATATCGCCCACGGCCTGGCCCGGGTGGCGCGCTGGAACGGCCAGACGATCGGCGAGCACGCCTTCTCGGTGGCCCAGCATTCCGTCGTCGTCGAAGAGATCTGCGTCCACATCCAGCCCGACCTAGAGCCGCGCTGGCGGCTGGCGGCCCTGCTGCACGACGCCTCTGAGTACGTCATAGGCGACATGATCAGTCCGTTCAAAGCCGCGCTGGGCTATGACTACAAGCTGTTCGAGGAGCGGCTGGAGCATGCGATCCATACGCGGTTCGGATTGCCGGCGAAGGTGCCGGCGGCGGTGAAGAAGCTGATCAAGCGGGCCGACCGGGCCTGCGCCTTCTTCGAGGCGACCCAACTGGCCGGGTTCGCACTGGCGGAGTCGATCGAGTTCTTCGACGCCCCGCCGGAGGGCTACGACTTGCGCATCCAACCGTTGTCGGCGGCGCAGGCGCAGCTAGGTTACGTTCAGCGTTACCAGGCGCTGTCGCAGGCCCTTGAGGCGGAGTGA
- a CDS encoding universal stress protein, giving the protein MSWARIMTPLSGGEGDKAAVKAAALLAEPFGAELACVYTPADVADVMPWMGEGFLGGVQSTALESLKEAAAAGEVKARAAVDACGYAKAAFISLQTPVWAGLSAESRLSDVVVFTNDPPRGRGPLAEAFQQMVADEQRPVLIAREGFKTGGVIAVAWDGGKEASRAARLAMPLLEKASRVVILAAPKASSRSFDPTRLQAYFAARNIAADIDILPDSGDAAPLLLYATKKADADVLVAGAFGHPRLQEFIFGGTTRSLLAADQPSLFLSH; this is encoded by the coding sequence ATGAGCTGGGCTAGAATCATGACGCCGCTGTCCGGCGGCGAGGGCGACAAGGCCGCCGTGAAGGCCGCCGCCCTGCTGGCCGAGCCCTTCGGCGCCGAGCTTGCCTGTGTCTACACCCCCGCCGATGTCGCCGATGTGATGCCCTGGATGGGCGAGGGCTTCCTGGGCGGGGTGCAGTCCACCGCGCTGGAGTCCCTGAAGGAGGCCGCCGCGGCCGGCGAGGTCAAGGCGCGCGCCGCCGTCGACGCCTGCGGCTACGCCAAGGCCGCGTTCATTTCCCTGCAGACCCCGGTCTGGGCCGGGCTGTCGGCCGAGAGCCGGCTTTCCGACGTGGTGGTCTTCACCAACGATCCGCCGCGCGGCCGTGGCCCGCTGGCCGAAGCCTTTCAACAGATGGTGGCCGACGAGCAGCGCCCGGTGCTGATCGCCCGCGAGGGCTTCAAGACCGGCGGCGTGATCGCCGTGGCCTGGGATGGCGGCAAGGAAGCCTCCCGCGCCGCGCGCCTGGCCATGCCGCTGTTGGAAAAGGCGTCCCGGGTGGTAATCCTGGCGGCCCCCAAGGCCAGCTCGCGCAGCTTTGATCCCACGCGCCTGCAGGCCTATTTCGCGGCCCGCAACATCGCCGCCGACATCGATATCCTGCCGGACTCCGGCGACGCCGCCCCCCTGCTGCTCTACGCCACAAAAAAGGCCGACGCCGACGTTCTGGTGGCCGGCGCCTTCGGACACCCGCGTCTGCAGGAGTTCATTTTCGGCGGCACCACCCGTTCGCTGCTGGCCGCTGACCAGCCGTCCCTGTTCCTCTCCCACTAA
- a CDS encoding DUF1801 domain-containing protein yields MATTKADGGDQTEDEGSTPSQLIDARIKDLGDWRGEMLARLRDLIRQADPAVVEEWKWRGVPVWSHAGIITTGETYKAVVKLTFAKGAALEDPSGLFNSSLEGNTRRAIDFPEGAAVDEEALKTLIRAAVALNAARPARAAKKPRSA; encoded by the coding sequence ATGGCGACCACGAAGGCCGATGGAGGTGATCAGACCGAGGACGAAGGAAGCACCCCCTCCCAGCTCATCGATGCGCGGATCAAGGATCTGGGCGACTGGCGCGGCGAGATGCTCGCGCGGCTCCGCGACCTCATCCGCCAGGCCGACCCCGCCGTGGTCGAGGAGTGGAAGTGGCGCGGGGTTCCGGTGTGGTCGCACGCCGGAATCATCACCACCGGCGAGACCTACAAGGCCGTGGTCAAGCTGACCTTCGCCAAAGGGGCTGCGCTGGAGGACCCATCAGGGCTCTTCAATTCCAGCCTTGAAGGTAACACCCGCCGCGCCATCGATTTCCCAGAGGGTGCGGCGGTCGACGAGGAGGCGTTGAAAACGCTGATCCGCGCCGCCGTCGCGCTCAACGCCGCGCGGCCCGCCCGCGCGGCGAAGAAACCCAGGAGCGCCTAG
- a CDS encoding SRPBCC family protein, with translation MTSAANERLSVVVEREIAYPPEKIWRALTQPHLIEDWLMKTDFKPVVGHSFKLSANWGAVDCQVRTLEPNKTLSYSWDAMGLESVVTWTLTPTSTGTHLRMEQVGFRPDQQQAYRGATAGWPRFFDGLEQVLARAD, from the coding sequence ATGACCAGCGCCGCCAACGAAAGGCTTTCCGTCGTCGTCGAGCGCGAGATCGCCTATCCGCCGGAAAAGATCTGGCGCGCGCTCACCCAACCGCACCTGATCGAGGACTGGCTCATGAAGACCGACTTCAAGCCCGTCGTGGGCCACAGCTTCAAGCTCAGCGCGAACTGGGGCGCCGTAGACTGCCAGGTGCGGACGCTCGAGCCGAACAAGACGCTCTCCTATAGCTGGGACGCTATGGGTCTGGAGAGCGTGGTCACCTGGACCCTCACCCCCACCAGCACCGGGACCCATCTGCGGATGGAGCAGGTTGGCTTCCGGCCCGATCAACAGCAGGCCTACAGGGGCGCCACGGCCGGGTGGCCGCGGTTCTTCGACGGATTGGAGCAGGTGCTGGCGCGGGCCGACTAG